One part of the Puniceicoccales bacterium genome encodes these proteins:
- the atpD gene encoding F0F1 ATP synthase subunit beta, whose translation MSKLGEIVQVIGAVVDVRFDDDNMPDLYNALEVDLGEGGRKLILEVQQHIGDGKIRAVSMASTDGLSRGTKVLDKGEPIVVPVGPEVLGRILNVVGEPIDGKGVIKTDMRWAIHRKPPKLLDQDIGATILETGIKVIDLICPFVKGGKIGAFGGAGVGKTVVITELINNIALGHGGFSVFAGVGERSREGNDLFHEMCSSGVIDEKNPINSKVALVFGQMNEPPGARMRIGLTGLTIAEYFRDEKHQDVLLFIDNIFRFSQAGSEVSALLGRSPSAVGYQPTLSYEMGQLQERITSTKNGSITSFQAVYIPADDLTDPAPANTFAHLDSTIVLDRRIAALALFPAVDPLASTSKALDPNIVGEEHFRVAREVQAVLQKYKELQDIIAILGMDELSESDKLTVSRARKIQKFLSQPFHVAEAFTGIPGKYVSAEETVRGFAMILDGKLDDVPENNFYMKGTVDEVFGSS comes from the coding sequence ATGAGTAAGTTAGGAGAGATAGTACAGGTAATAGGCGCCGTGGTCGATGTGCGGTTTGATGACGATAATATGCCAGACCTATATAATGCCCTTGAGGTTGATCTGGGAGAGGGTGGCCGAAAGCTCATACTAGAAGTTCAACAACACATTGGCGATGGTAAGATTAGGGCTGTTTCAATGGCATCGACCGATGGCCTATCCCGGGGAACCAAGGTGCTGGATAAAGGTGAGCCAATAGTTGTTCCGGTGGGTCCGGAAGTTCTTGGCCGAATCCTGAATGTTGTTGGCGAACCTATTGATGGAAAAGGTGTTATTAAAACTGATATGCGTTGGGCGATCCATAGAAAGCCTCCAAAATTACTTGATCAGGATATTGGTGCCACAATTTTAGAGACAGGAATAAAGGTTATCGACCTGATCTGTCCCTTTGTGAAAGGCGGAAAGATTGGCGCGTTTGGAGGTGCTGGTGTAGGTAAGACTGTAGTAATCACTGAGTTGATAAACAATATTGCCCTTGGTCATGGTGGCTTTTCTGTTTTTGCCGGAGTAGGTGAGCGTTCTAGAGAAGGTAATGATCTTTTCCATGAGATGTGCAGCTCTGGAGTTATCGATGAGAAAAATCCGATAAATTCCAAGGTGGCGCTGGTTTTTGGCCAGATGAATGAGCCACCAGGTGCTCGTATGCGTATTGGACTAACCGGATTGACGATTGCCGAGTATTTCCGCGACGAAAAGCATCAGGACGTATTGCTATTTATAGATAACATATTTAGGTTTTCTCAGGCAGGATCTGAGGTGTCGGCTTTGCTTGGGCGATCACCGTCGGCGGTCGGATATCAGCCTACGCTCAGCTACGAAATGGGTCAGTTGCAGGAAAGAATCACGTCGACAAAAAATGGGTCAATAACTTCTTTCCAGGCAGTTTATATACCGGCCGATGATTTGACAGATCCGGCACCGGCTAACACCTTTGCCCATCTGGATTCGACCATAGTGCTGGATCGACGGATCGCGGCGTTGGCCCTGTTTCCGGCGGTGGATCCATTGGCGTCCACATCCAAGGCTCTTGATCCTAACATTGTTGGTGAAGAACACTTTAGGGTGGCGCGAGAGGTTCAGGCTGTACTTCAAAAATATAAGGAATTGCAGGATATAATAGCCATCCTTGGGATGGATGAGCTGTCCGAATCCGATAAGTTGACTGTTTCCCGGGCACGGAAAATTCAGAAATTTTTGTCCCAGCCGTTTCATGTGGCCGAAGCTTTTACCGGAATACCAGGCAAGTATGTGTCTGCTGAGGAAACTGTTCGAGGCTTTGCTATGATACTTGATGGCAAGCTCGATGATGTTCCAGAAAATAATTTTTATATGAAGGGCACCGTGGACGAGGTTTTTGGTTCATCCTAG
- the dnaA gene encoding chromosomal replication initiator protein DnaA, translated as MRCVGMANLANINDIWNVVKEDFKKSFPADVYSTWFDTIPGVKQSGNDSVIIMVPNDFAAIWIHDNYRDIIIDKFQMALGHSTEISFEVVCDDVDCGYADQKPLKKRTAKGSKDSKANCSDNSEEYALSPRNTFENFVIGTGNQMAHAASIAIANAPAKAYNPLFLYGFTGLGKTHLMHAVAHHVLAHNRNTKVVYTSTEKFTNEFIHAIQSNAMTRFRSKYRNVDVLLLDDIHFLSGKERIQEEFFYTFNDLFESQKQIFLCSDRPASEIADLESRLVSRFQWGLVTDIQPPDLETRTAILSRKAEAMHLSLDSDVLLYLAEHISTNIRRLEGALTRLASFIKLSKINVDIHAIKTIMRDIFEEEKNVQLPIDAIQQRVAEFFKIKASDILGKRRPANIALPRQVAMYLSRSLTTLSLVDIGLAFGGRDHGTVIHACKSIENIMKIDPTLKRNVDHLKKILQNR; from the coding sequence ATGCGTTGTGTTGGTATGGCGAACCTTGCAAATATAAATGATATCTGGAATGTGGTGAAGGAGGACTTCAAAAAGTCATTTCCGGCAGATGTATACAGTACCTGGTTCGATACAATCCCAGGTGTGAAACAGAGTGGCAATGATAGCGTAATTATCATGGTGCCTAACGATTTCGCCGCCATATGGATCCACGATAACTACCGGGATATTATAATCGATAAATTCCAAATGGCCCTGGGGCATTCCACCGAAATATCCTTCGAAGTTGTCTGTGATGATGTTGACTGTGGCTATGCCGATCAAAAGCCGCTAAAAAAACGTACAGCCAAGGGCAGTAAGGATTCCAAGGCCAACTGTTCTGATAATTCTGAAGAGTATGCACTTAGTCCGCGCAATACCTTTGAAAATTTCGTAATTGGTACCGGAAACCAAATGGCCCATGCGGCCAGTATTGCCATAGCAAATGCGCCGGCTAAAGCCTATAATCCATTGTTTTTGTATGGGTTTACAGGTCTTGGTAAAACCCATTTAATGCACGCTGTTGCCCATCATGTTTTAGCCCATAACAGGAACACAAAAGTCGTGTATACCTCTACGGAAAAATTCACCAATGAGTTTATCCATGCCATTCAATCCAATGCCATGACAAGGTTTCGCTCGAAATATAGAAACGTAGACGTACTGTTGCTGGATGATATTCATTTTCTTTCCGGTAAAGAACGCATACAGGAGGAATTTTTTTACACTTTTAATGATCTTTTTGAATCACAAAAACAGATATTTTTATGTAGCGATAGGCCGGCTTCAGAAATTGCAGATCTTGAAAGTAGACTTGTGTCAAGGTTTCAATGGGGCCTGGTTACCGACATACAGCCGCCGGATCTTGAAACCAGGACTGCTATACTTTCGAGAAAGGCGGAAGCTATGCACCTTAGCTTGGATAGCGATGTGTTACTATATCTGGCGGAACACATCTCCACAAATATTAGGCGGCTTGAAGGGGCACTAACCCGTCTGGCCAGCTTCATAAAATTGTCCAAAATAAACGTGGATATCCATGCCATAAAGACGATAATGCGTGATATCTTTGAAGAGGAAAAGAATGTCCAGTTGCCGATCGATGCAATACAACAAAGAGTGGCTGAATTTTTCAAAATAAAAGCGTCAGATATTCTTGGCAAGCGGAGGCCGGCGAACATAGCATTGCCGCGGCAGGTTGCCATGTACCTGAGCAGATCCTTGACAACACTCTCACTGGTAGACATAGGTCTCGCGTTCGGTGGTCGAGATCATGGAACGGTTATTCATGCCTGTAAATCCATCGAAAATATCATGAAAATAGATCCTACTTTGAAGCGCAATGTCGATCATCTCAAAAAGATATTGCAAAATAGGTAA
- the atpC gene encoding ATP synthase F1 subunit epsilon: protein MQIFLEIITPGDVVFSGEASSVTIPTALGEIQILPEHRPIIALVWPGSVVVSIDENREDIAVSSGFLKLENNRLLLLVDEAVDIKSVDIDSVADAKEAAEKALEAARSKGDYDQEKIESLEAKIRYHMAQLAGRVR from the coding sequence ATGCAGATTTTTCTGGAAATAATAACTCCTGGTGATGTTGTTTTTAGTGGCGAAGCGTCTTCGGTGACCATTCCTACTGCTCTTGGCGAGATCCAGATTCTGCCGGAACACAGGCCTATAATTGCCCTGGTATGGCCAGGTAGTGTTGTTGTTTCCATCGATGAAAACCGTGAAGACATTGCCGTTTCATCCGGTTTTTTGAAGTTGGAGAATAATAGGTTATTGCTGTTGGTCGACGAAGCCGTGGATATAAAATCCGTGGATATTGACAGTGTGGCAGATGCTAAAGAAGCTGCCGAAAAAGCTCTCGAGGCAGCAAGATCAAAGGGCGATTATGATCAGGAGAAAATCGAAAGCCTTGAGGCTAAAATACGTTACCATATGGCTCAACTGGCCGGCAGAGTCAGATAA
- a CDS encoding M20/M25/M40 family metallo-hydrolase — MNIPKFLIDLMAARSPSGYEFEAQKVVDRYMDNKAEVYKKDVMGNRYAYINEGKTPLLMLSGHMDELGFLVKYIDDKGFVYFDTVGGHDISMISGRRVIVLTKNGPIHGVTGKRAVHLLDSDERNKVPKAYDLWIDLGCKNEKEAKKLVQIGDPVVYDMPDVAAIQGKVITGKAFDDKAGTYVVMEVINKLMEEKSSLKCGVVSVASVQEEVGTRGAITSTFSIRPNVGLAVDVGHATDFPSCDQKRFGKIELGAGPIIARGCNINPLVFEKLVKCAEKAKIPYQIESEPAPTGTDARSMQISRGGVATGLVSIPLRYMHTPAETAHLDDISNAIKLLCEFAKTLTSSDNFEF, encoded by the coding sequence ATGAATATTCCAAAATTTCTCATAGATTTAATGGCTGCAAGATCTCCATCGGGCTATGAATTCGAAGCCCAGAAGGTTGTGGACAGATACATGGATAACAAAGCCGAGGTGTACAAAAAAGATGTGATGGGCAATCGCTATGCCTATATAAATGAGGGCAAAACACCACTGCTGATGCTATCTGGCCATATGGATGAGCTTGGATTCCTTGTCAAATACATTGATGACAAAGGGTTTGTATACTTTGATACGGTTGGTGGCCATGATATCTCGATGATTTCCGGAAGAAGAGTGATTGTCCTGACAAAAAATGGACCGATCCACGGTGTCACTGGAAAAAGGGCAGTACACCTTTTGGACTCGGATGAACGCAACAAGGTGCCAAAAGCCTATGACCTATGGATCGATCTGGGCTGCAAAAATGAAAAAGAAGCCAAAAAATTAGTACAGATCGGCGATCCCGTGGTATATGACATGCCAGACGTGGCCGCCATTCAGGGTAAGGTGATTACTGGCAAGGCATTCGATGACAAAGCCGGCACCTACGTCGTAATGGAGGTCATCAATAAACTTATGGAAGAAAAATCTTCGTTAAAATGTGGCGTTGTATCAGTAGCTTCTGTACAGGAAGAAGTTGGTACTCGTGGAGCCATAACATCAACATTTTCAATCCGGCCTAACGTTGGCCTGGCAGTTGATGTGGGTCATGCCACAGATTTCCCTAGCTGCGATCAAAAGCGCTTTGGCAAGATTGAGCTAGGAGCAGGACCGATAATTGCGAGAGGCTGTAACATAAATCCACTGGTTTTCGAAAAACTGGTAAAGTGTGCTGAAAAGGCTAAAATACCTTACCAAATAGAGTCCGAACCAGCTCCAACCGGCACCGATGCCAGATCGATGCAGATTTCAAGAGGTGGAGTGGCCACAGGCCTGGTATCCATACCTCTTCGCTATATGCACACACCGGCAGAGACAGCCCATTTGGACGACATCAGCAATGCCATTAAGCTGCTATGTGAGTTTGCAAAAACCCTGACAAGCAGCGACAATTTTGAATTCTAA
- the lpxA gene encoding acyl-ACP--UDP-N-acetylglucosamine O-acyltransferase: MAKKIHSTAIIEPGAQLADDVEVGAQAYIGSQVKIGPGSVIMHHATVEGDTSIGRCNVIYPYAYLGGLTQDLKYTGGKSRLLIGDNNIFREFFTIHTATSPNHATIVGDNNAFLAYAHVAHDCVVGSGVIMSSHSALGGHVLVEDYANIGWGSGVHQFCRIGSYAMLSAMSKATMDVPPYMIADGNPARTKAFNKILLDRHGFNEQEIRVIREIYVMLYVQKGIRADSLAKLREASLTSGDLYDRVCSFFDASTRGVC, translated from the coding sequence ATGGCTAAAAAAATTCACAGTACGGCTATAATAGAGCCTGGAGCCCAGCTGGCCGATGATGTGGAGGTTGGTGCCCAGGCCTACATTGGCAGCCAGGTGAAAATTGGCCCAGGTTCGGTCATTATGCATCATGCTACGGTGGAAGGAGATACGTCCATTGGCCGTTGCAACGTTATCTATCCCTACGCCTATCTCGGTGGACTTACCCAGGATTTAAAATACACCGGTGGAAAATCCAGGTTATTGATAGGCGATAATAATATATTTCGTGAATTTTTTACAATACATACAGCCACAAGTCCGAACCATGCCACAATCGTAGGTGATAATAATGCTTTCCTGGCCTATGCCCATGTGGCCCATGATTGTGTTGTGGGCAGTGGAGTGATTATGAGTAGCCATTCGGCACTCGGTGGTCATGTCCTGGTAGAAGACTATGCCAATATCGGATGGGGTTCCGGAGTTCATCAGTTCTGCCGAATCGGTAGCTATGCAATGCTGTCGGCTATGTCCAAGGCAACGATGGATGTGCCACCCTATATGATTGCCGATGGTAACCCGGCTAGAACAAAGGCATTTAACAAGATACTACTTGACCGTCATGGATTTAATGAACAAGAGATTCGTGTGATTAGGGAAATTTACGTGATGTTGTATGTGCAAAAGGGGATTAGAGCAGATTCATTGGCAAAGCTGAGAGAAGCCAGTTTGACCAGTGGCGATTTATATGATAGGGTGTGTTCGTTTTTCGATGCTAGCACTCGTGGTGTCTGCTAG
- the atpG gene encoding ATP synthase F1 subunit gamma, protein MKGIKEIRQRIKIVDGTAKITKAMQLVAASKMKKAQALAIGSRKYIVGLTDIIGCMSLTCIEKLKSSRFFNINDEGSRCVIVVASDKGLCGAMNNNIFREAAQVEKDAQFIAVGKKATNYLSRCARKLVASFSINDISEFHEILGISELVMQLYESGEISRCDVLYSGFKNTLAYVPVYRRILPMVDFYDEFKKITDFLGIDSEILVKDKRKMIFEPSPAGILDSIVKTFIKHGMYQSILEAKASEHSARTVAMKSATDNAKELSKSLKLEYNKSRQFAITNEIIELAAANCS, encoded by the coding sequence ATGAAGGGCATAAAGGAGATTCGTCAAAGAATTAAAATAGTTGATGGCACTGCGAAAATAACCAAAGCCATGCAGCTGGTCGCGGCCTCAAAGATGAAAAAGGCCCAGGCCCTGGCCATTGGAAGCCGGAAATATATAGTCGGATTAACCGATATCATTGGCTGTATGTCATTAACATGTATTGAAAAATTAAAAAGCAGTCGCTTTTTTAATATCAATGATGAGGGATCTCGTTGCGTGATTGTTGTGGCGAGCGACAAAGGGTTATGTGGCGCAATGAATAATAATATATTTCGCGAAGCTGCTCAGGTTGAAAAAGATGCTCAATTCATCGCCGTTGGGAAAAAAGCCACCAATTATTTGAGCCGTTGTGCTAGGAAATTAGTGGCCAGTTTTTCTATCAATGATATATCCGAATTTCACGAAATCCTTGGCATAAGTGAACTTGTTATGCAGTTGTATGAATCCGGTGAGATAAGTAGATGCGATGTGTTGTATTCGGGGTTTAAGAATACTTTGGCCTATGTGCCCGTCTATCGAAGAATCCTGCCAATGGTCGATTTTTATGATGAGTTTAAAAAGATTACCGATTTCCTAGGCATTGATAGTGAAATACTTGTGAAAGATAAAAGGAAGATGATCTTCGAACCATCGCCGGCAGGCATCCTTGATTCCATCGTAAAGACATTTATTAAGCATGGTATGTATCAAAGTATTTTGGAAGCAAAGGCTTCTGAACATAGTGCCCGGACCGTAGCCATGAAATCTGCCACGGATAACGCCAAGGAATTGTCGAAGAGCTTGAAATTAGAGTACAATAAATCCAGGCAATTTGCCATAACCAATGAGATTATTGAGCTGGCGGCAGCTAATTGTAGTTAG
- a CDS encoding YebC/PmpR family DNA-binding transcriptional regulator, which produces MSGHSKWATTKRHKAAVDAKRGKLFSILSKELTIAARAGGGDSEFNPRLRTVIQKAKAANMPADNVKKAIQKGTGEIPGVIIEELMYEGYAYGGIGVIVEVTTDNKNRTVSEVRSVFTKCGGNLASPGALAFNFQRMGQFIVPANDITEDKLMDIVVNAGAEDVKKEEDIFEVLCQVSEYDKLSQALVEANVAVEASELAYIPNNYVQITDIETAKKIVKLLDKLDELDDVKMVFSNHDFPDEISDQLDD; this is translated from the coding sequence ATGTCAGGACATAGTAAATGGGCTACAACGAAAAGGCATAAGGCTGCCGTTGATGCTAAAAGAGGTAAACTGTTCAGTATTTTGAGCAAAGAATTGACCATTGCGGCTCGAGCCGGTGGCGGTGATTCCGAATTTAATCCTCGGCTGCGAACCGTTATCCAGAAAGCAAAGGCGGCAAACATGCCCGCCGACAACGTTAAAAAAGCCATCCAAAAAGGTACCGGGGAAATCCCGGGTGTCATCATAGAAGAACTTATGTATGAAGGATATGCCTATGGCGGCATTGGCGTGATTGTTGAAGTTACCACCGATAACAAGAATCGTACCGTATCCGAAGTAAGAAGTGTTTTTACAAAATGTGGCGGCAATTTAGCTTCCCCGGGAGCTCTAGCATTCAATTTTCAAAGAATGGGCCAATTCATAGTTCCGGCCAACGACATAACCGAAGACAAACTGATGGACATCGTAGTAAACGCTGGGGCCGAGGACGTTAAGAAAGAAGAGGATATTTTTGAGGTTCTGTGCCAGGTCAGCGAATATGATAAGCTTTCCCAGGCCTTAGTTGAAGCAAATGTAGCGGTAGAAGCCTCTGAATTGGCCTATATTCCCAATAACTACGTTCAGATCACCGACATCGAAACAGCAAAAAAAATCGTAAAACTTTTAGACAAACTCGATGAATTGGACGATGTCAAGATGGTTTTTTCCAATCACGATTTTCCTGATGAAATTTCCGATCAGCTTGATGACTAG
- a CDS encoding bifunctional UDP-3-O-[3-hydroxymyristoyl] N-acetylglucosamine deacetylase/3-hydroxyacyl-ACP dehydratase, translated as MKQRTIRREASIRGKALHTGTEVTLTIKPAKENVGIVFRRMDLYNRPEICPSVDAIGDLIRCTTITSGHVKVHTVEHILSAIYGMNVDNIIIEMDASEPPILDGSAKFFANLINEAEPIEQEEDRVYCDITKPISVTRGNRSMIALPYDGFKITCTSSDDRGIHTQHLSIDLDPEVYLSEVAPARTFTIYEDIEELLKLGKIQGGSLDSAIVIKGDKILSKEPLRFADEFVRHKVLDVVGDLALVGMPIRGHIIAVRPGHALNAELTRGIVNSYNEAKTGKKKMPQTPAGPVVINEEEACLDIKQVLNTLPHRYPFVLIDRVVEFIGDTELRAIKNVTINEPYFVGHFPGQPVMPGVLQIEAMAQAAGLLMMRRGGIENKLAYFMSCDKVKFRKAVVPGDQLEICVKLLKRRGDRIGIAEAQSRVNGKVVSSAELMFSIVDHEE; from the coding sequence ATGAAGCAGCGTACGATCAGACGAGAAGCAAGCATCCGTGGGAAAGCTCTACACACCGGCACCGAAGTAACTCTTACAATAAAACCAGCCAAGGAAAATGTTGGCATAGTATTCCGGCGCATGGACCTGTATAATAGGCCGGAAATTTGTCCATCGGTTGATGCCATCGGTGACCTGATTCGTTGTACGACAATAACATCTGGTCACGTAAAGGTTCACACAGTCGAGCATATACTCAGCGCCATATACGGCATGAATGTGGACAACATCATCATAGAAATGGATGCTTCCGAGCCACCGATACTGGATGGATCGGCGAAATTTTTTGCTAATTTGATAAATGAAGCTGAACCTATTGAACAGGAGGAGGATCGTGTATACTGTGATATCACGAAGCCGATTTCTGTAACCCGGGGTAATCGTTCGATGATCGCCTTGCCCTACGATGGGTTCAAAATAACCTGTACTTCCTCCGATGATAGAGGCATACATACACAGCATCTGTCCATCGACCTAGATCCCGAGGTTTATTTATCAGAAGTAGCTCCAGCAAGGACATTTACGATATATGAGGACATCGAAGAGCTCCTGAAGCTCGGCAAAATCCAGGGAGGCAGTTTGGATTCGGCAATAGTCATAAAGGGCGATAAGATATTATCAAAAGAGCCGTTGAGGTTTGCCGACGAGTTCGTTCGGCACAAGGTCTTGGATGTGGTAGGAGACCTGGCGTTGGTAGGAATGCCGATAAGGGGCCATATAATTGCCGTGAGGCCTGGCCATGCTTTGAACGCCGAATTAACAAGAGGCATTGTCAACTCGTACAATGAAGCAAAGACGGGTAAAAAAAAGATGCCTCAAACGCCGGCTGGTCCAGTGGTAATCAACGAGGAAGAGGCCTGCCTGGACATAAAACAGGTACTAAACACGTTGCCACACAGGTATCCATTTGTGTTGATAGACCGGGTTGTAGAATTCATTGGTGATACAGAACTACGTGCCATAAAGAATGTTACAATAAATGAGCCCTATTTTGTTGGTCATTTCCCTGGCCAACCGGTGATGCCCGGTGTTCTTCAAATAGAAGCCATGGCCCAGGCTGCCGGCCTATTGATGATGCGCCGGGGTGGCATTGAAAACAAGTTAGCCTACTTTATGAGTTGCGACAAGGTCAAATTTCGGAAGGCCGTTGTGCCGGGCGATCAATTGGAAATATGCGTAAAATTACTGAAGCGGCGCGGAGACAGAATCGGTATAGCCGAAGCTCAGAGTAGAGTTAATGGGAAAGTCGTATCGTCGGCCGAATTGATGTTTTCCATAGTGGATCACGAAGAGTGA
- the nusB gene encoding transcription antitermination factor NusB, whose product MCEFGLSVGENGSGTRTANRLLAVQFLYMAEVRNLDDVGSEFVTFFDAVNVDGMDCTFASELVTLVLSNREEIDSAIRKCATNWQINRIAKVELCVLRMAIAEMLFRQDIPPVVTINEAIEIIKMLADNDSKRFVNGVLDRVKDSLNRPCRTANI is encoded by the coding sequence ATGTGTGAGTTTGGACTGAGTGTTGGTGAGAATGGGAGCGGTACTAGGACTGCGAATAGATTACTGGCGGTGCAATTTCTTTATATGGCCGAGGTCAGAAATCTGGATGATGTGGGCTCTGAATTTGTTACCTTCTTTGATGCGGTGAATGTGGATGGCATGGATTGTACATTCGCGTCGGAATTGGTTACATTGGTTTTATCTAACCGTGAGGAAATAGACTCAGCCATACGGAAATGCGCTACAAATTGGCAGATAAACAGGATCGCAAAGGTGGAACTATGTGTACTGCGCATGGCTATCGCGGAAATGTTATTTAGACAGGATATACCCCCGGTGGTTACGATAAACGAGGCCATTGAGATTATTAAGATGTTGGCAGACAATGATTCAAAGCGATTTGTCAATGGTGTCCTCGATAGGGTAAAAGACTCTTTGAATAGGCCGTGTAGAACGGCAAATATATGA
- the yidC gene encoding membrane protein insertase YidC gives MDKSSFWAGMFCIIAALGLMLYHGSQIRTTAALPRPSGPVGHGLAINRTTNNEDLVPVVDQQTISQKDNEPKYFTIKNDSILLNLSNLGGTIESVSFLKYPVKKGETEPFIFNKESDIPALSLSISGENRKFFTNETVVKQHNDNSISFSYKTTNGLVIERSYSVPRDEESTEKYLIKHSTKFTNNGTQAFDLRGVFLELGSFPPTASDSTGEFLNFGYYDGRNVHFLNLTDFSASSGFLGLGRRDAREVISSKSTISWGSVKNQFFAAVLRPNTPACGFLAFPAKSYDYMSKSAKDTVAGSLEFNLGILNAGETKILEAEFYTGPKDFVKLDRLGHNQDLVMQFGFFGFIGKILLLMMRGIHSIIRNWGLTIIILTLIVKLVLWPLTTAQVRSSRRMAKIQEPMREIKEKFRDNPQKLQAETMKLFKANKINPAAGCLPIFIQIPIFLGLYSMLRTASDLRFAEFLWIKDLSMPDTLGRIGAFPINPLPFIMGLTTYLQMKIMPSPSIDNVQKKMFQFMPVIFTFFCYNLPSGLVLYWTIQNLFTILQQFVLNNKNLEVDPAEPDHGKKKKRKI, from the coding sequence ATGGATAAAAGTAGTTTCTGGGCAGGAATGTTTTGCATTATTGCGGCACTTGGCCTCATGCTCTACCACGGCAGTCAAATTAGAACCACAGCTGCTCTGCCTAGGCCTAGCGGTCCTGTTGGCCATGGTTTGGCGATTAATCGTACAACCAACAACGAAGACCTGGTACCGGTGGTTGATCAACAGACCATTTCACAAAAAGATAATGAGCCAAAATATTTCACCATAAAAAACGATAGCATCTTATTGAATCTAAGCAATCTTGGTGGCACAATCGAAAGCGTTTCATTTTTAAAATATCCGGTGAAAAAAGGCGAAACCGAGCCGTTTATTTTTAATAAGGAATCCGATATACCAGCATTGTCCCTGTCGATTTCTGGAGAAAACAGGAAATTTTTTACCAACGAAACGGTGGTCAAGCAACATAACGACAACTCCATATCGTTCAGCTATAAAACAACCAATGGCCTTGTTATCGAAAGGTCCTATTCGGTGCCTCGTGACGAAGAGTCTACAGAAAAATATCTAATAAAACATTCGACAAAATTTACCAACAATGGAACCCAGGCATTTGATCTCAGGGGTGTATTCCTTGAACTTGGTAGTTTTCCGCCAACGGCCAGCGATTCCACCGGAGAATTTCTAAATTTTGGTTACTACGATGGGCGAAATGTCCACTTCCTGAATCTGACCGACTTCAGTGCCAGCAGTGGCTTTCTGGGCCTGGGCCGAAGAGATGCTCGCGAAGTAATATCTAGCAAGTCTACGATCAGCTGGGGCTCTGTAAAAAACCAATTTTTTGCGGCGGTTTTGAGACCAAACACACCGGCCTGTGGATTTTTGGCCTTTCCTGCCAAATCCTACGATTACATGTCAAAAAGTGCCAAGGACACCGTGGCCGGATCTTTGGAATTCAACCTTGGCATTCTAAATGCCGGTGAAACCAAAATACTTGAGGCAGAATTCTATACCGGGCCCAAGGACTTCGTTAAACTGGATAGGCTTGGTCATAACCAGGATTTGGTCATGCAATTCGGATTTTTCGGCTTTATAGGGAAAATTCTTCTGCTGATGATGCGAGGAATTCATTCGATTATAAGAAACTGGGGCCTGACGATCATCATCCTGACGCTGATAGTTAAATTGGTCTTGTGGCCTTTAACCACGGCCCAGGTTCGATCATCTCGTCGGATGGCAAAAATCCAGGAACCTATGCGCGAAATAAAGGAAAAGTTTCGAGATAATCCGCAAAAACTACAGGCAGAAACAATGAAGTTGTTTAAAGCTAATAAGATAAATCCGGCCGCCGGCTGTCTTCCGATTTTTATCCAAATACCGATATTTTTGGGCTTATACTCCATGCTGAGGACTGCGTCAGATTTGAGATTTGCTGAGTTTTTATGGATAAAAGATCTGTCCATGCCAGACACATTGGGAAGGATCGGGGCCTTTCCGATAAATCCGTTGCCGTTTATAATGGGACTTACTACCTACCTGCAGATGAAGATAATGCCAAGCCCAAGCATAGACAATGTTCAGAAAAAAATGTTTCAGTTTATGCCAGTAATTTTCACATTTTTTTGTTATAATTTGCCATCCGGGTTGGTTCTATATTGGACAATTCAAAATTTATTCACAATATTACAGCAATTTGTGTTGAATAACAAAAACCTAGAGGTCGATCCGGCCGAGCCTGATCATGGTAAGAAAAAAAAGCGAAAAATTTAG